The DNA sequence CTCGCTGAGCCCGGTGTGTGCGGCGATGTCGGCGAGGTCGGCGCCGTCGTACTGCACGGGCACCTCCAACTCGCCGGCGAGGGCGCGCTGCCCCGGCCGCGGCCGGATCCTGCGCACCGCGGCCGCCACCGCATCGGCGTCGCCGTGCTCGGGGTGCAGCCGCAGCAGGACCGTGCGGGCGGCCGGAACGATATCGGTGACCCCGACGGGCGGGTCCTCGGCCAGCGCCGCCTGCATCGCCAGCGCCTCGTCGAGACCGGCCAGCTCCACCAGCACGCCGGAGTCGGCACACCTCAACACGCGCACGCCGCACCCCCCGTGCCCCCGTTGACGGCCGCTTGCCGCCGCGGCTCCGCCACCGACCGGCGCGCCGCGGTCGCCCTCATGGCGCGGTTCCGGTGAACGGGACCAACTCGACCCCCGAGCCGCGCAGCCGCTCGGCCACCTCGCGGGCGATCCCGACGGCGCCCGGGCTGTCGCCGTGCACGCACAGCGACTCCGCCTGGATCCGCACGGGGGTGCCGTCGACCGCGGCGACCGGTTCGCCGCGCACCATGTCCAGGCAGCGCCGGGCGATCTCCTGGGGGTCGTGCAGGACGGCGCCCGGCTCGCGGCGTGGGACCAGGGTTCCCTCGGGGGTGTAGGCCCGGTCGGCGAAGGCCTCGCCGACGGTGCGCAGCCCGGCCTGCTCGGCGCGGCCAAGCCACACCGACCCGGGCAGACCGAGCACGGGCAGAGCGGGATCGTAGGTCGCCACCGCCTCGGCGACGGCCGCCGCCTGCTCCTCGTGGTACACGATGGCGTTGTAGAGCGCCCCGTGCGGCTTCACGTAGCGCACCCGCTGCCCCGCCGCGTGCGCCATGGCCTCCAGCGCGCCGATCTGGTACAGGACGTCGTTCGTCAGGTCGGTCGGCGACATGTCGATGAACCGGCGCCCGAACCCCGCCAGATCGCGGTAGCCCACCTGGGCGCCGATGGCCACGCCGTGCTCCGCGGCCCCTGCGCAGGCCGTTCGCAGCACCGAGGGGTCGCCGGCGTGGAACCCGCACGCCACGTTGGCGCTGGTGACGATGGACAGCAGCGCGGCGTCGTCGCCGAGCCGCCAATTGCCGAAGCTCTCCCCGAGATCGGAGTTCAGGTCGATGCGCAACGCCGGTTCAGCCCTTCTGTCGGTCGGTGTGCTTAGGTGCTGCCGGTTCCCTTCGCCCCCGTCGAGGTCGGCGATAGCGCCCAGGGCCTCCGGCACATGAGACCCTCATCACTGGTATTGTTGAACAATACTCCAATACTTCAATTGTCGCCATGTTGCATCGGGGCCGCCCCGAAAGAGGCGCCGCCGCGCCGGGGGCGCAGTACGGGGCGCACGACCGGCGCGCGGGCGCAGAGAGGCATCGGGGACAATGGAGGCAACCCCCCGCACAGCACGACGAGGAGAGCGCGTGACCGCCACCGGCGACCGGATCGACGACCTCCCCGACGCCGGAGGGGGACTGGAGCGTTCCAGCACCGCCGAGCGGGTCGCCGACCTGCTGCGCGGCCACATCATCGACGGCGCGCTGGCACCGGGGGCGCGGCTGTCCGAAGAGCGCCTGGGTCGCAAGTTCCGGGTCTCGCGCAATACCCTGCGCGAGGCGTTCCGGCTGCTGGGCCACGAGCGGCTGCTCGTCCACGAGTTCAACCGCGGCGTGTTCGTCGCCAAGCCCGGCGCCGAGGACGTCGTCGACCTGTTCCGGATGCGCCGGGTACTGGAACTGGACGCGGTGCGCGCGAGCGCCCGGGCTTCGGCCGAGGCCCTCAACGCTGTCGGCGCGGCCGTCGAGGAGGGCGAGGCGGCGCACGCCCGCGGCGACTGGGAGGGCATCGGCACCGCCAACATGGCCTACCACCGCCGGATCGGCGGTCTGCTGGGCAGCCCGCGGGTGGACGAGACGATGCGCCAACTGCTCGCCGAACTGCGCCTGGCCTTCCACGTGATGGCCGCGCCGCGCGACTTCTACACGCCCTATCTCGACCGCAACCATGCGATCTACGACCTGCTGGCGGCGGGCGCCGTCGACACCGCCGCCGAGGAGTTGGCGGACTACTTCGACACCGCCGAGCGCCAGCTCGTGCACGCGTTCACCGCCCGGGCGGCCGATCGGGGCGCTTAGGACGCACCCGCCGGATCGCCCGCATGGCGCGCCCGGGCCGCGGTATCGGCCCGCGGACACACGGGAGCGGGGCGGTGCTCGCGCGTCCGGAGGCCGGCAGCGCGCGCCTTCAGGTGATCACCGCTCGCTTCCCGCCACAGCCGCGATGGGGCGCCCGCGAAAAGGCGCCGCGTGCCGGGCCCCGGCTCTCGCGGAGCGGGCCGCCGGCGCGCGGCGCCTTGCGGGTCGGGCCGGATCGGTCCTTCCCGTCGCTCGGTGGTCGTCAGTTCTTCTGCTTGGGCCGGCTGCCGCCCGGACGCTGGGTGCTGTTCTTCCGGCGGCCGGGCCGCTGCTGGCGCGGCAGGGACCGGGGAGCCGTGGGCGAGCCGGACGATTCGCCGGAGAACCCGGGGACGATGCGGCTCGGCTCGGCGGCCGGCTCCTCGCTGGTCACGGCCAAGCGGTCGGGCAGGCCGGCCTGTGCTCCGGACGGATCCGGGCCGTCGTCGGCCTCCGCCCCCGAGGCGCCGCCCTCCTGATCGGTCTCGGCCGGCGGAGTGGCGCCGCCGTCCTTGTGCTCCGGCTCCTGCGCGGCCTCGGCCCGGCGCCCGCGCTCCAGGCTCCAGGCCCGGTAGCGCTCGGCCAGTGCGGTGACCACAGGCCACTCCACCGGCGCCGGCTGCGCCAGGGCCGCCCACAGGTAGGCCCGCGTCCCCCAGGCCTCCATGGCCCGCCGCGACCGGGTGATGGTGAAGAACGTCGGCGACGCCAGGAGCAGCTGCGGCCAGGCGAGCGCGAGAGCGGCCAGGAGGGGGAACAGGCCGCCGCCCGCGATGGAGGCCCCCGCGCCGACGGCTACGGGAGTCAGCGCCAGGGCGATCCGCAGACCGGTGATCTGCCGGAACCGGTGCAGCGAGCGGCGCACCGACGCCTCGGCGGAGAGGCCCTCGGGTAGCGGAGTGGGCTGGACCATCAGGGCCAGCAGCAGCGAGGCCACGGCCACGGAGCCGGCGAGGAGGATGGTCCACCCCGGCGCGGAGAGTCCGCCGCCCACTAGGAGAGCGACCACGCCCAGGACGGGAAGGGGCACCGGCACGAAGAACAGGACCTGCCGCCAGAGTTGGCCGGATTCGGTCGGGCGTCTCAACGCCGCCGACATTCTGCTCAACTGCTTCTGGACGCGACCGGTGATCACTGCTGTGGCACCCCCCAAACTCGTGCTGCGGCGTCTGTGCGAGCGGGAAGTCCCCCTGGTCCCGCCGCCCCCAGCCGGGGCGGGGCCGTCTCGACCCTGGATCGGATCTGCGCCAACCACCCGCCGCATACGCTATCCGCTTTTCGGCGGTCACATGCCCGCTCATCACGGACTTCCCACCGATGTGGACGCGGGGGGAGGGCTCCCGGTTCACGCCCGTGAGTCCGCTTCGGCCAGTGGTTGAACGGCGATAACGGGGTTTGGGGGGAACATCCCGGTGCATCGGCGATCATCCGTGTTGTGCCCTGGACGAGGGGGATAAACCACGCATGGGGGAAACGATCCGCAATCGACTGCGCACCGGACGTGTAAACCGCGCGTGAACGCGATGGGGCGCGGACCGAGGCGGCGCCTCTGGGGCGGCCGGGCCCGCGCCCGACGGCGACGGCCGCGGTGGATGCGGACGCTGCGGCGGCGGTCGCGCAAGCACCGGCGCCGCACGCCGCCGAACCGCGTCACGACGTCACGAGCACCCCGCCGCCCTGCGGCATGGCGGACACGCGGGCACCCTTGCGGCCACCCGGCGCCCCGGCAGCGCGGCGTATCGCGTTCACGGCTCCCGTTCCGACAGCCGGCCCAGGGTGATGGCGATGCGCAGCACGAACGACCCCCGCCCGTCGGCCGGCGCGTGGCCGGTCAGCTCGGCGATCCTGCTCAGCCGGTAGCGCACGGTGTTGGGGTGCACGAACAGCATGCGCGCGGTCGACTCCAGGGACGAGGCGTGCTCCAAGTACACCGACAGCGTGTCCAGCAGGGGCGACCCCGCGCTGCGCAGCGGCAGGTAGATCTCCTCGACCAGTTGGGTGCGCGCCGCTGTGTCGCCCTCCAGCGCGCGCTCGGGCAGCAGGTCCTCGGCCCGCACCGGCCGGGGAGCGTCCGGCCAGGCGACGGCGGCGCGCAAACCGTTGACGGCCGCACGCACC is a window from the Streptomonospora litoralis genome containing:
- a CDS encoding LamB/YcsF family protein, with the protein product MRIDLNSDLGESFGNWRLGDDAALLSIVTSANVACGFHAGDPSVLRTACAGAAEHGVAIGAQVGYRDLAGFGRRFIDMSPTDLTNDVLYQIGALEAMAHAAGQRVRYVKPHGALYNAIVYHEEQAAAVAEAVATYDPALPVLGLPGSVWLGRAEQAGLRTVGEAFADRAYTPEGTLVPRREPGAVLHDPQEIARRCLDMVRGEPVAAVDGTPVRIQAESLCVHGDSPGAVGIAREVAERLRGSGVELVPFTGTAP
- a CDS encoding GntR family transcriptional regulator, which codes for MTATGDRIDDLPDAGGGLERSSTAERVADLLRGHIIDGALAPGARLSEERLGRKFRVSRNTLREAFRLLGHERLLVHEFNRGVFVAKPGAEDVVDLFRMRRVLELDAVRASARASAEALNAVGAAVEEGEAAHARGDWEGIGTANMAYHRRIGGLLGSPRVDETMRQLLAELRLAFHVMAAPRDFYTPYLDRNHAIYDLLAAGAVDTAAEELADYFDTAERQLVHAFTARAADRGA